The genome window ATTGAGCCGCCTTAATGCCCAGGGTCTGGTCCAGATGGGTGGCAATTGCCTTGCGGAAATCCCGGGGAGTCTTGCCGACGTACGGGGACCCTTTCAGAGCCTCGCGCCAATGCCGACGTGTATTCGCCGGCCATCGGTACGTCCCAGTGCTTGACGGGAAGACCATCTCAAAGTGAGCGTTGATACGACGCTCGGTGAGCATCTGAACTGCTGTTGCCGGGAGCATCAGTCCGCGCTGTCCAGCCTCCGATTTGGGGTGATCTTGGCGGAAGAGCTTGCCGGTATCCGGGTCGGTGGAGAGCGTGCCGCAGATTCGCAACAGCCCTCGATCCAGGGCAACATCTTGCTCCCATCGTGGCGCCAAGCCTTCGCCGGTCCTCGCTCCGGTGGACATGATGAGCATCGATATCTCAGACAGTTCCGATGTGTGGGTTTCGTCGTACGCCGCGAAAAGCTCTCGCATCCGGTGGATGTGATTGATGGCGATGACCTTGACAACATTCTTGACCGCCGGCACGGGCATCGTCTCTGTCACGGGGTTCTTGCCGATCGCTCCTTGCCTCACGGCCAGGGCAAACATCTGAAGCATGACCGTCCGCGCGGTCCGGGCGATTGCCGGCGTAGCGAGCATGGACTTGATGAATCGATCAACCCGAGGCACTGATGCCTCGTTCAGCCGCAAGCTTCCGATTCCCGGCTTGATTCTCGACTGAATCGAGTTCCTGTACGTGTTGAATGTCCCTGCGACGGTCTTCTTGAGTCGCAGTTCTTCAAGCCACTTATCAGCGAGCTCGCTAACCGACGAAGTGGGGGAGAGGAGGTCAGCGTCGGTCCCCTCCGCGAGCTTAGATTTGAGCGCCTTGATGAGGTTCTGCTCCGCATTCGCTTCGGTTCTTCCGTTGCGCTGCATCTGTCGACGCCTCCCGCTTGCGTCGCGGAAATACGCGTATGCGATCGGTTGGCCGTCGATCGTGGTTCGCCGAATCGATCCCCACGTCTCGAGTACCAGTGGTGGTCTAGCCATACCGAATCCTCTCAGGAGAGCGCTCGCGCGAGCGTGTTCGTAAATCGTCCAAGTGGGCGCGTGCTGTACGTGCGGGCGCCGAGCCGTTGCAGGCAATGCGTCCGGTAGTGGTCGAGCAAGTCGATGGTGATGCCGAGCTCGTCGGCGATGTAGAACCGGTCAGTGCTGACCTGTTCGAGGGCGGCGTACTCGGCCGGGTCGATCAAGAGCTCCGCAGCGAACGTATCGGCCTGGCGTTCGGCGGTGAGCGAGTCGCAGGTGTGGCCGTGGTGGGCGTGCCCGAGTTCGTGGGCGATCGTGCAGCGGCGCTCGTCGGGGGTGAGCGACAGGTCGAAGTAGATGCGCCCCTCGCTGGGGGAGTAGTACCCCAGGCCGCCATCGTCGAGATGGACTCCGTGCACCCTGACCCCCATCTCCGCCGCCCTCCGGAGCAAAACCTTCACCGCATCCTCCATCTACTCCGCGTGAGGCTGGTCGGCCTTCTTTCGCCCTTTCTTCGCCACCAGGTCGACGTCCTTTTTGGTCACGTCCTCGTGTGTCACATCCCAATCCTCACCGATGAGATCGTCATCCGTGAGAGAACTCTCAGTATCGGGGGAGGGTGCGACATCCAGGATCGGCGTGAGCTTTGGAACCGCCCTTCCAGAGGCGGGTGGAATCATGGGAAGGCGGTCATCTTCGGGGTAGGTTGACCCGTCGCGTTCGCCTAGTTCGACAGCGAGGCGGCTATATGCGGTTTCGACTATCACCTGCGGATCAATGTCGATTACTTCGCACGCCTCACAGACGACGGAAAGCGGAATCTCGGTCTTCCCGTTGAGCCACCGGTTGAAAGCGGCGGGAGAGCGATTGATCGCTTCGGCTACGGCCGAGGCTGTAAAGCCCATGGCTGTGATCTTCCCCTTCAACTCGAGCCCCACAAATCGCGTGAAAATCTCGGCCCTCTGTCGGATGTTCATATCGACACACTATCACTCATTTTGGACAATTCAAGTGTTCAAAGCGATAAACGATTGAACTTGACACTTGCCGCGATGAGTAATTAGATTGCTCATATGAACAATCCGGTCATCGAGTGGAGCGCCAGGGCAGTGCGAGACGCAATTGCCGATGCGGGGCGTTCCAAGCGTTCCGTCTCTGATGAGACGGGCATTCCATATCCGACCCTCAACCGCAAATTGGCTGCGAAGTCCGAGTTCAGCTTCACGGAACTACTGATGCTCGCCGATGCGCTCGGCGTGGCCCCAAAACAGTTCACGCCACCCGTATTCGCCTAGCCGCTGAGCGCGCGGACGCCCATCAGGGGCGCTATTTGTCGCGCCTAGAAAAGAGAGGAACAGCAATGACAGCCGGCACCAGTCTCGTCGCCATGAACGACGGTGAGCTAACCACCACCTCGCAGATCATCGCGGACGGGACGGGCATAGAGCACGCCTCCGTGCTCCGCACGATCGACGGCAACCGAGCCGATTTCGAGGATTTCGGCCCACTCCGATTTGAAATCCGAGAGGGTGCGCGTCTTCCACAAGGCGGTTTCGCGAAGGGGACGCGGATAGCGCTACTATCCGAGTCCCAGGCGACGCTTCTTATGACGTTCATGCGGAACATTGGCCCCGTAAAGGCCTTCAAGAAGGCGCTGGTGAAGGCATTCTATGAGCTCGCACGCCACGGGATGGCGCTTCCGCAGACGCGGGCCGAAGCACTCCGCGAACTGGCTTCCCAGATCGAAGCCAACGAGGCCCTCGAAGCCAAGGCAGCGCTTGACGCACCGAAGGTGCTATTCGCAGATGCGGTCGCAACGTCCAAGACCACAGTCCTTGTCGGCGAGTTGGCGAAAGTGCTTCGCGGCAACGGCATCGAACTCGGTCAGAACCGACTGTTCGAACGGCTCCGCGAGGACGGATACCTGATCCGTCGAGCAGGCTCCGACTGGAACATGCCGACGCAGCGTGCGATGGAACTCGGCCTGTTCGAGATCAAGGAGACCGCTGTAACCCACTCCGATGGTCACGTGACCGTGAACAAGACCCCGAAGGTCACGGGCAAGGGGCAGGCGTACTTCGTGAACAGGTACTCCGCATGAGCGGGGGAGTGGTTTGGATGACCGAGTTTGAGGCATCCGAGCACTGCAATATCCCCGTCAACACCTTGCGTGCGTGGCGGCAAAAGGAAGCCAAGGAGGCGGGATCGAGCCCGCTGCGCTTCCACCGAATTGGCCGGCTCGTCCGGTACGTCCAGTCCGAGCTGGACCACGACATGGCGCACGGACGTCGTGCGGCTTAGGCGAACAAAAGGAAACGCCTCGGGGGCAACCGAGGCGAATCAAGAGAAAGGCACCAGTAATGCCCGAAGCAATTGTACCCAAGACGTCGGGAGGTCGGCCGAGCACCTTCGCCGACCTCGACGACTACACCGTTGCGCCGCACGAATTCATCAAGGCTGACTCGCAGTTCCTCATGCGTGACATCGCGGTGGGCCACGCATTCCTCGCGCTTCTCGAAGCACTTCGCGCGTCGGCGGAGTTCGACCTCACCGAGGACGGCGAAATCAAAGCGACCGTCGCGCTCGCGGAGGAAGAGAAGACGGCCAGGCTCCGTTCGGCCCAGTCTTCGTGGGATGTGTCCAAAGCCTGGTATGAGGAGGCGGAGGAGAAAGTCATCGAATCGTGGAAGCGCTATTCGGTCAACGCGTGGGCTAGGCGCGAGGGTCGCGAGCCCATCGATTGGGAACAGCACGACGCGCAGCACGAGCGGGTGTCCGCATGAGCGCCGACATTGTCCCGTTCGCGTTCGAGGGGGTGGAAGTACGCACCCTCACCATCAACGGTGAGACATGGTTCGTACTTGCTGACCTGTGCAACTACCTCGGGATCTCGAATCCGTCCAACGTCGCGGCGAGGCTCGACCCGACCACAACGGATACCCTCCGCCTGACAGAGGGTAATCGCGGCAACCCGAACGTGACCATCGTCAACGAGTCGGGCATGTACGAAGCGGTCATCAGATCGGACAAGCCGGAAGCGGTCAGATTCCGCCATTGGCTCACAGGCACGGTTCTTCCCGAGATCAGGAGAACTGGATCGTACGGTCACCCGGCCGACGATCTCGCGCTCCCCACCGACTACCTGTCCGCGCTGAAAGCGTTGGTGCAGCGTGAAGAGCAGAACGTCGAACTCGCGCAGCAGAACGCCGAGCTCACGCCGCGTGCGATCGCGTGGGATGCGATCGCTTCGGCTGAGGGTGACTACTCGGTCGGTGAGGCGGCGAAGATGCTCGCCCACGCAGGCATCTCGAACATGGGTCCGCAGCGGTTGTTTTCCCGGCTGGCGGACATTGGTTGGACTTTCCGTGCTGGCGCGGCATGGCAGGCGAAAGCAGACCGGGTGGAGAAGGGGTTCCTCTCGATCAAGCCGCAGTTCCACTACCACCCGGGCACCGGAGCGCGCGTAGTTGACCCGCCTCAGGTGCGGGTGACGCTCAAGGGTGTCGAGCAACTGCGGCGGCGGCTCGGTGGCGGCAACGGCGCCATTCAGGTGGTGCCGTCGTGAGCCGTCATGCCGCGGTGGTGCTGCCCCTCAACCACCGGAAGTCGTTCATCATCCCGATCCCGGCCGAACCGGTGGAGGATCCCGAGGTTCTGGAGGTGACGTGCTGATGCACCCGGACACGTTCGATTACGAGTCGCATATGGACTGGGCGGAACGTGTGCCCGATCCGGTGCGACGTGAGCCGAAACGTCCGAATGGTGCAGCAGTCGCCGCGACGATCGTCGTCCTCGTGATCGGTGCCGTCGCCGCCTCATGGCTTGTCCTTGCGGTTGCGGGGGTGACGTTCCGATGAAACCGGTTCGCGTGTTCTTCATCGTCTGCCTCATCGCCGCGATCTTCGTCGGCTACTCCGCCGGTACCGCACACAACGACGACCTTCTCCGCCTTGCTGCGGTCCTCTCCATCATCTTCTTCGCTGGCGCCTGTCTCGCATGGGACATCGACCAGCCCACCAACCCGAAAGGCAACACCCATGAGTGAACTCCACGCGTTCAAAGGCTTCAACGAGGACCTGACATGCCGGGGCTTCCAATACGTCGAAGGTGAGACGTACGAACAGGATGCGCCCGCCCGTCTCTGCAGCACAGGTTTCCACGCTGTGACCAGCCCTCTCGACGTGTTCTCCTACTACCCGCCAGCGGGTTCGGTGTATCACGCCGTGACGTTGGATGATGTCGACGGCAAGCGCGAGGACGATTCGAAGGTTGCTGGACGTCGCATCAAGGTCGGTGCACGCCTTTCCATCCCAGCATTGGTGAAGGCTCACATCGACTTCGTGTGGGAGAACGTCAAGAAGGATGACGTTCCGGCGGCGTCCAACACCGGCTACCGGTCGGCGGCGTCCAACACCGGCGACTACTCGGCGGCGTCCAACACCGGCTACCGGTCGGCGGCGTCCAACACCGGCAACTACTCGGCGGCGTCCAACACCGGCAACTACTCGGCGGCGTCCAACACCGGCGACCGGTCGGCGGCGTCCAACACCGGCGACCGGTCGGCGGCGTCCAACACCGGCGACTACTCGGCGGCGTCCAACACCGGCTACCGGTCGGCGGCGTCCAACACCGGCGACCGGTCGGCGGCGTCCAACACCGGCGACTACTCGGCGGCGTCCAACACCGGCTACCGGTCGGCGGCGTCCAACACCGGCAACTACTCGGCGGCGTCCAACACCGGCAACTACTCGGCGGCGTCCAACACCGGCTACCAGTCGGCGGCGTCCAACACCGGCTACCAGTCGGCGGCGTCGGTCGAAGGTGCCGAGTCTGTCGCGATCGTCACCGGCAAAGACTCCAAAGCCTCCGGGGCGCTCGGCTGCTGGCTGGTCCTCACAGAGCGTGACGACGACTACCGCATCGTCTCCGTCCAGTCGGTGAAGGTCGACGGCAAGAAGGTCAAGGCGGGCGTGTTCTACACCCTCCGCGACGGGAAGGTCGTGACCGCATGAGCGACCCGATGCCCACTGTCAGAGACATCCTCTACCCGGACTTCTCCGGAAACGTCACCCCGATCAGACCCCCGGCACCGTCGACCCCGACGCTCGTGCAGTTCACCGCCCCCGACCCACTCGAGGGAAACCCCTACGACCTGATCGAGGGCGAAGACTACGAGGTCGACCTGTGACCGCCACACTTGCCGGGATCATCCCGGACCTTCCCGACGATGAGTATCACCGTCGCCCTGAGCTCAGCAGCACCGGCGTCCGGAAGATCCTCGAAGCGCCAGCGATCTACCGGCACTACATGGACACCACGCAGCCGGGAAAGAGGGCGTTCGATGTTGGCCATGTTGCTCACGCGAAAGTCCTCGGAGTCGGAACCGGTGTGATCGAGTACCCGCCCGAGCACCTGACGCCAAGCGGCAACGTGTCCACCAAGAAGGCGACCGAAGAGTGGGCTGCCGCGCAGCGCGCCCTGGGCTTCGCACCTGTCAGCCCTGACGACGTTGGCAAGGTCGACGCCATGGCGGAAGCCGTGCTTGCTCATCCTGACGCTCGGTCGGTTCTTGAGACTGTCGCCGGCCGCGAGGTGAGCTTGT of Leifsonia poae contains these proteins:
- a CDS encoding helix-turn-helix domain-containing protein → MNNPVIEWSARAVRDAIADAGRSKRSVSDETGIPYPTLNRKLAAKSEFSFTELLMLADALGVAPKQFTPPVFA
- a CDS encoding phage antirepressor KilAC domain-containing protein codes for the protein MSADIVPFAFEGVEVRTLTINGETWFVLADLCNYLGISNPSNVAARLDPTTTDTLRLTEGNRGNPNVTIVNESGMYEAVIRSDKPEAVRFRHWLTGTVLPEIRRTGSYGHPADDLALPTDYLSALKALVQREEQNVELAQQNAELTPRAIAWDAIASAEGDYSVGEAAKMLAHAGISNMGPQRLFSRLADIGWTFRAGAAWQAKADRVEKGFLSIKPQFHYHPGTGARVVDPPQVRVTLKGVEQLRRRLGGGNGAIQVVPS
- a CDS encoding phage regulatory protein/antirepressor Ant yields the protein MTAGTSLVAMNDGELTTTSQIIADGTGIEHASVLRTIDGNRADFEDFGPLRFEIREGARLPQGGFAKGTRIALLSESQATLLMTFMRNIGPVKAFKKALVKAFYELARHGMALPQTRAEALRELASQIEANEALEAKAALDAPKVLFADAVATSKTTVLVGELAKVLRGNGIELGQNRLFERLREDGYLIRRAGSDWNMPTQRAMELGLFEIKETAVTHSDGHVTVNKTPKVTGKGQAYFVNRYSA
- a CDS encoding DUF7432 family protein translates to MPEAIVPKTSGGRPSTFADLDDYTVAPHEFIKADSQFLMRDIAVGHAFLALLEALRASAEFDLTEDGEIKATVALAEEEKTARLRSAQSSWDVSKAWYEEAEEKVIESWKRYSVNAWARREGREPIDWEQHDAQHERVSA
- a CDS encoding ImmA/IrrE family metallo-endopeptidase — translated: MKVLLRRAAEMGVRVHGVHLDDGGLGYYSPSEGRIYFDLSLTPDERRCTIAHELGHAHHGHTCDSLTAERQADTFAAELLIDPAEYAALEQVSTDRFYIADELGITIDLLDHYRTHCLQRLGARTYSTRPLGRFTNTLARALS
- a CDS encoding PD-(D/E)XK nuclease-like domain-containing protein, which codes for MTATLAGIIPDLPDDEYHRRPELSSTGVRKILEAPAIYRHYMDTTQPGKRAFDVGHVAHAKVLGVGTGVIEYPPEHLTPSGNVSTKKATEEWAAAQRALGFAPVSPDDVGKVDAMAEAVLAHPDARSVLETVAGREVSLFATIDGVPMRARFDIYDGINGGDLKTARDASPRGFNAAVGRLGYHIQDRWYAEAHTAITGTELESFKFIVVETAAPHLVGVYDLDFMWEDLAKERTKRARELYARCTETNTWPGYQSATLTPPTWALYENEEEEIQV
- a CDS encoding helix-turn-helix domain-containing protein, producing MTEFEASEHCNIPVNTLRAWRQKEAKEAGSSPLRFHRIGRLVRYVQSELDHDMAHGRRAA
- a CDS encoding helix-turn-helix domain-containing protein, which codes for MNIRQRAEIFTRFVGLELKGKITAMGFTASAVAEAINRSPAAFNRWLNGKTEIPLSVVCEACEVIDIDPQVIVETAYSRLAVELGERDGSTYPEDDRLPMIPPASGRAVPKLTPILDVAPSPDTESSLTDDDLIGEDWDVTHEDVTKKDVDLVAKKGRKKADQPHAE
- a CDS encoding DUF7666 domain-containing protein, producing MSELHAFKGFNEDLTCRGFQYVEGETYEQDAPARLCSTGFHAVTSPLDVFSYYPPAGSVYHAVTLDDVDGKREDDSKVAGRRIKVGARLSIPALVKAHIDFVWENVKKDDVPAASNTGYRSAASNTGDYSAASNTGYRSAASNTGNYSAASNTGNYSAASNTGDRSAASNTGDRSAASNTGDYSAASNTGYRSAASNTGDRSAASNTGDYSAASNTGYRSAASNTGNYSAASNTGNYSAASNTGYQSAASNTGYQSAASVEGAESVAIVTGKDSKASGALGCWLVLTERDDDYRIVSVQSVKVDGKKVKAGVFYTLRDGKVVTA
- a CDS encoding tyrosine-type recombinase/integrase → MARPPLVLETWGSIRRTTIDGQPIAYAYFRDASGRRRQMQRNGRTEANAEQNLIKALKSKLAEGTDADLLSPTSSVSELADKWLEELRLKKTVAGTFNTYRNSIQSRIKPGIGSLRLNEASVPRVDRFIKSMLATPAIARTARTVMLQMFALAVRQGAIGKNPVTETMPVPAVKNVVKVIAINHIHRMRELFAAYDETHTSELSEISMLIMSTGARTGEGLAPRWEQDVALDRGLLRICGTLSTDPDTGKLFRQDHPKSEAGQRGLMLPATAVQMLTERRINAHFEMVFPSSTGTYRWPANTRRHWREALKGSPYVGKTPRDFRKAIATHLDQTLGIKAAQSQLGHESEEITTTYYLERAEQVSDFAEVIETMFQSNG